A single genomic interval of Dromiciops gliroides isolate mDroGli1 chromosome 1, mDroGli1.pri, whole genome shotgun sequence harbors:
- the SRRM2 gene encoding serine/arginine repetitive matrix protein 2 isoform X4, giving the protein MYNGIGLPTPRGSGTNGYVQRNLSLVRGRRGERPDYKGEEELRRLEAALVKRPNPDILDHERKRRVELRCLELEEMMEEQGYEEQQIQEKVATFRLMLLEKDVNPGGKEETSGQRPVVTETHQLAELNEKKNERLRAAFGISDSYVDGSSFDPQRRAREAKQPAPEPPKPYSLVRESSSSRSPTPKQKKKKKKKDRGRRSESSSPRRERKKSSKKKKHRSESESKKRKHRSPTPKSKRKSKDKKRKRSRSASPAPKSRRGHRSTSADSASSSDTSRSRSRSAAAKPRTTTLTHRSSSPTTRRHGEGDAPPRESAAISTERTHSPELPPPAQRSSSPHEDKDKEKEKEKDKREKSATRTSPSPERSNTGLDRPAPIPLLAERNRSSPEPPAAAPQSQEPVKPSAEPSPSRGHSPPKSPEKPTRSSSSESCPASPQPAKAPRHGSSSPESPPKPVPAPAPRRELSPSPTTKSSRSRGRAKRDKSRSHTPTRRAGRSRSPATTRRGRSRSRTPNKRGRSRSRTPQWRRSRSPQRWGRSRSPQRRGRSRSPQRPGWSRSRNAQRRGRSRSAARRGRSRSRSPATRGRSRSRTPARRGRSRSRTPARRRSRSRTPARRRSRSRTPARRGRSRSRTPARRRSRTRSPVRRRSRTRSPARRGGRSRSRTPARRGGRSRSRTPARRGGRSRSRTPARRGRSRSRTPARRGRSRSRTPARRGRSRTRTPVRRGRSHSRTPQRRGRSGSSSERKNKSRGSQRRSRSNSSPEMKKSRVSLRRSRSLSSPRPKAKSHLSLRRSRSGSSPRPKLKSRTPPRRSRSGSSPRPKAKSRTPPRRSRSGSSPRPQVKSRTPSRRSRSGSSPPKQKSRTPRRSRSGSSPCPKRKSRTPRRSRSGSSPLPKGKSGTSPKQNSGSSPVTNSRSRTPPRRSRSGSSPHAKGESRTPRRSRSGSFPGPEVKSRTPSRRSRSGSSPHLKGKSRTSPRRSRSGSSPRPSVKSRTPPRRSHSASSSPSPSRVTSRTPPRQSKSRSPCSKVKSRTSPRQSHSRSSSPDTKVKSKTPPRESHSGSTSPCPKAKSKTPTRQSHSRSSSPCLQSKSKTSPSLSHSGSHSPCPKVKSRTSPGRSRSGSNSPQPKAKSPTPPGHESDSSSPSPEEIARTSLKPSGSESSPSLKRTSQTPPRGSRSRSSSPSHEVASVTPSRQRAGSSSPKMKSVTPPPQQSSSRSEFSPCSRIDCKSPRLSSSGSSPEPKEKASSPPKQILSDTSPGPRDQSRPPSVQDSPESSPVHKDITRSPPMERNGSESSPEVKERDIALPRPHQMIEVSAEGVEKFEIQLNETLPHLSPELKDIAGSISESSPEIKENLAVPLGQMLPQTCLDVADIPAVTQTWTVVSQSPELKELHNTAFKQHSSGSPSEHRTNITEIKPALSPEINEDLAIASLSQLGSGPCLATNEQSRTPRHSSSESSPEVDKSRMFSIQSITQSPCGFDGAPDTPLRGRSSGSSPELKDIPRTPSRRSRSGSSPGLKDGSGSPSRQSHCGSSPGIKDIPRTPSRGRSESDSSPESKMLDTPTRKGSHSGSSPELNNKCLTPQRERSGSESSIEHKGVPRTPLRQSSGSSPELDVKPRTPPQGRSESDSSPEPKGTTQTPVRQRSRSGSSPEADSKSRLVPRRSRSVSSPEVNDKARASPRGQSGSESSPEPKAAAPRTLLRRSRSGSSPASKGRGPSPAGSSSSESSPEHQPKSRTPRRSSRSSPEPKAKSRTPPRRRSSRSSPELTRKARLSRRSRSASSSPAARSRTPPRRHRSPSVSSPEPAEKSRSSRRRRSGSSPRAKTVSRRGRSPSPKPRGLQRSRSRSRREKTRTTRRRDRSGSSQSTSRRRQRSRSRSRLTRRRRGGSGYHSRSPTRQESSRTSSRRRRGRSRTPPTSRKRSRSRTSPAPWNRSRSRASPATHRRSRSRTPPVTRRRSRSRTSPVSRRRSRSRTSPVTRRRSRSRASPVNRRRSRSRTPPVTRRRSRSRTPANRRRSRSRTPPVTRRRSRSRTPPVTRRRSRSRTSPITRRRSRSRTSPVARRRSRSRTSPVTRRRSRSRTSPVTRRRSRSRTPPVIRRRSRSRTPLLTRKRSRSRSPPAIRRRSRSRTPRGARGKRSLTRSPPAIRRRSASGSSSDRSRSATPPATRNHSGSRTPPVALNSSRMSCFSRPSISPTPLDRCRTPPGMLECSGISGALGSSRTPLSVLQQAGASMLDGPGPRIPDHPRTPSVAENHAQSRIALALTAISLGTARPPPSMSAASLAARMAQVPAPVPLMSLRTAPAANLASRIPAASAAAMTLAGARTSALPPAVNLAESRTPAAAAAMNLASPRTPVAPSAVNLADPRTPAATAAVNLAGARTPAALAALSLAGSGTPPTAANYAGSRTPQAPASAGLVGPRTAHAPAPVNLTSSRTPPGLAPASLAGSRMPPALSGANLTPSRMALSAYDRVSGRTSPPHLERARSRTPPGIPGSRTPPSAPSQSRMASERAGSPPPPPLTSRMALAPSQSVLPPPQDRARSPLPPVSDQLHSLSTQTHSLGGSQPQPPTTVAKTMPPAGDHNGTLSGPASGGPCSDGAEPISAAGSQLPSSPLASLQPAKERRSSSSSSSSSSSSSSSSSSSSSSSSGSSSSDSEASSLPCQPEVALKRVPSPSPAPKEAVREGRPLEPTPAKRKRRSSSSSSSSSSSSSSSSSSSSSSSSSSSSSSSSSSSSSSSSSSSPSPAKPPGPQALPKPASPKKPSPGERRSRSPRKPIDSLRDSRSLSYSPAERRRPSPQPSPRDQHSSSERGSRRGPRGDSRSPGHKRRRETPSPRPVRHRSSRSP; this is encoded by the exons ATGTACAACGGCATCGGGCTGCCGACGCCCCGGGGCAGCGGCACCAACGGCTACGTCCAGCGCAACCTGTCCCTGGTGCGGGGTCGGAGGGGTGAGCGGCCTGACTACAAGGGCGAGGAAGAACTGCGGCGCCTGGAGGCTGCCCTGGTGAAGCGGCCTAACCCTGACATCCTGGACCACGAGCGCAAGCGGCGCGTCGAGCTGCGATGCCTCGAGCTGGAAGAGATGATGGAAGagcaggg GTACGAGGAACAACAGATCCAAGAGAAAGTGGCGACCTTCCGACTCATGTTGCTGGAAAAGGATGTGAACCCTGGGGGCAAGGAGGAGACCTCAGGGCAGAGGCCTGT AGTAACTGAGACTCACCAACTGGCAGAGTTAAATGAGAAGAAGAATGAGCGGCTTCGTGCTGCCTTTGGTATCAGTGACTCCTACGTTGATGGTAGCTCCTTTGACCCTCAGCGTCGGGCTCGAGAGGCCAAGCAGCCAGCCCCAGAACCTCCTAAACCTTACAG TCTAGTTCGGGAGTCTAGTAGCTCACGATCTCctaccccaaaacaaaagaagaagaaaaagaagaaagacagaggCCG CAGGTCAGAGAGTAGCTCTCCtcgaagggagaggaaaaagagttcaaagaagaagaaacacaG GTCAGAGTCTGAGTCCAAGAAACGGAAGCATAG ATCACCTACTCCAAAGAGCAAACGCAAATCCAAGGACAAGAAACGGAAACG GTCTCGAAGTGCATCACCTGCTCCAAAGAGCCGCCGGGGTCATCGTTCAACCTCAGCTGACTCTGCCTCATCTTCTGACACCTCCCGCAGTCG GTCTAGAAGTGCTGCAGCTAAACCCCGTACAACCACCTTGACTCATCGTAGCTCCTCTCCTACCACACGTCGTCATGGAGAGGGAGATGCTCCACCCAGGGAATCTGCAGCCATCAGCACAGAGCGGACCCACAGCCCTGAGCTGCCTCCTCCTGCCCAGCGATCCAGCAGTCCTCATGAGGacaaagataaggaaaaggaaaaagaaaaagacaagaggGAG AAATCTGCAACCCGAACTAGCCCCTCCCCGGAGAGGAGCAACACAGGCCTAGATCGACCTGCCCCTATCCCGCTCCTTGCTGAGCGAAATCGCAGTTCCCCGGAACCCCCTGCAGCAGCTCCCCAGAGTCAGGAGCCAGTGAAGCCCTCAGCTGAACCCTCCCCATCCCGGGGCCACTCACCCCCTAAGTCTCCTGAGAAACCTACCCGGTCCTCTTCCTCAGAAAGCTGCCCAGCATCTCCTCAACCAGCCAAAGCTCCCCGACATGGCAGTTCCTCACCTGAAAGTCCCCCCAAACCTGTACCAGCTCCTGCCCCTCGCCGGGagctttctccttcccccacaacCAAGAGCAGCCGTTCACGGGGACGTGCAAAACGGGACAAATCAAGATCTCACACCCCCACCCGTAGGGCGGGGAGGTCTCGCAGCCCTGCCACTACCCGAAGGGGACGATCACGGTCCCGGACACCTAACAAGAGGGGCCGTTCTCGATCCAGGACCCCACAATGGCGTAGGTCACGGTCTCCACAGCGATGGGGGAGATCTAGAAGTCCCCAGAGGCGTGGCCGTTCCAGGTCCCCTCAGCGACCTGGCTGGTCTAGAAGCAGAAATGCTCAGAGGAGAGGAAGATCTAGGTCAGCAGCAAGACGAGGCAGGTCACGCTCTAGATCCCCCGCTACCCGGGGAAGATCTCGATCTAGAACACCAGCCCGCAGGGGTAGATCTCGCTCCAGGACACCTGCCAGAAGGAGGTCTCGCTCCAGGACACCTGCCAGACGGAGGTCTCGCTCTAGAACTCCAGCTCGTCGTGGTAGGTCTCGTTCCAGAACACCTGCTAGACGAAGGTCTCGTACCAGATCACCAGTACGTAGGAGATCACGCACGAGGTCACCAGCCAGGCGAGGTGGAAGATCCCGTTCCAGAACACCAGCTAGACGAGGTGGAAGGTCTCGTTCGAGGACCCCAGCTAGACGGGGTGGCAGGTCCCGTTCCAGGACTCCTGCCAGGCGTGGTAGATCCCGTTCCAGGACCCCAGCAAGACGAGGGAGATCTCGTTCCAGGACCCCAGCCAGAAGAGGAAGATCTCGTACTAGAACCCCAGTCCGACGTGGAAGATCTCATTCTAGGACACCACAGAGAAGGGGCCGGTCTGGCTCATCATCAGAGCGGAAAAACAAATCAAGAGGATCCCAGAGAAGGAGCAGATCTAACTCCAGTCCAGAAATGAAAAAGTCTCGTGTTTCCTTGAGACGTAGCCGGTCTCTTTCTTCACCAAGGCCTAAAGCAAAATCTCACCTGTCTTTGAGGCGAAGCCGCTCTGGATCTTCTCCACGTCCTAAACTTAAATCTAGGACACCACCCAGAAGAAGCCGATCAGGATCATCTCCCCGCCCTAAAGCAAAGTCTAGAACTCCTCCTAGGCGAAGTAGGTCTGGTTCCTCTCCACGTCCTCAAGTTAAATCTAGAACCCCGTCTCGGCGAAGTAGATCTGGATCATCACCCCCAAAGCAGAAATCTAGAACTCCACGGCGAAGTCGTTCTGGGTCTTCTCCATGTCCAAAGAGGAAATCTAGAACGCCAAGACGAAGCCGATCAGGCTCTTCTCcactcccaaaaggaaaatctggaACTTCACCCAAACAGAATTCTGGATCAAGCCCTGTGACAAATTCAAGATCTAGAACACCCCCAAGGCGAAGCAGATCGGGGTCTTCTCCACATGCCAAAGGGGAATCAAGAACTCCAAGACGTAGTCGCTCTGGTTCTTTTCCTGGACCTGAGGTAAAATCTAGGACTCCATCAAGACGTAGTCGTTCTGGTTCTTCTCCCCATCTGAAGGGTAAATCTAGAACGTCTCCAAGACGTAGTAGGTCTGGATCTTCCCCACGTCCCAGTGTGAAATCTAGAACTCCACCAAGGCGTAGCCATTCTGCATCTTCTTCTCCAAGCCCTAGTAGAGTGACTTCTAGAACACCACCAAGGCAAAGCAAATCAAGATCTCCCTGCTCCAAGGTGAAGTCTAGAACATCCCCAAGACAGAGCCATTCTCGGTCCTCTTCACCTGATACCAAAGTAAAATCTAAAACACCACCAAGAGAAAGTCACTCAGGGTCCACTTCACCGTGTCCCAAAGCAAAATCTAAAACACCAACAAGACAGAGCCATTCTCGGTCAAGTTCACCATGTCTACAGAGTAAATCTAAAACATCACCAAGTCTAAGTCACTCTGGATCTCACTCCCCGTGTCCCAAAGTGAAGTCTAGGACTTCACCAGGGAGGAGCAGATCAGGTTCTAACTCTCCACAACCAAAAGCAAAATCTCCAACTCCACCAGGTCATGAGTCAGATTCTTCTTCACCAAGTCCTGAAGAGATAGCTAGAACATCATTAAAGCCCAGCGGCTCTGAATCTTCTCCATCTTTGAAAAGGACATCCCAGACGCCCCCTAGAGGCAGCCGGTCTAGGTCCTCATCTCCCAGCCATGAAGTGGCATCCGTAACTCCATCAAGACAGAGAGCAGGATCTTCAAGTCCTAAGATGAAATCTGTAACACCACCTCCACAGCAGAGCAGTTCCAGGTCTGAGTTTTCGCCATGTTCCAGAATAGACTGTAAATCTCCAAGACTCAGTAGCTCTGGATCCTCTCcagaaccaaaagagaaagctAGTTCACCCCCTAAGCAGATTCTCTCTGACACATCTCCAGGACCAAGGGATCAATCTAGACCTCCTTCAGTTCAAGATAGCCCTGAGTCCTCACCAGTGCACAAAGACATAACCAGGAGCCCTCCCATGGAAAGAAATGGCTCAGAGTCATCCCCAGAAGTCAAAGAAAGAGATATTGCACTACCCAGGCCACATCAGATGATTGAGGTATCTGCAGAAGGGGTAGAGAAATTTGAAATACAATTAAATGAAACCTTGCCTCATTTATCTCCAGAACTTAAAGACATAGCTGGAAGCATCTCTGAGTCATctccagaaataaaagaaaaccttgCTGTGCCTCTTGGACAAATGCTGCCACAAACTTGTTTAGATGTGGCAGACATTCCAGCAGTGACCCAAACCTGGACTGTGGTGTCACAGTCTCCAGAACTCAAAGAACTACATAATACTGCATTCAAACAGCACAGTTCTGGATCTCCTTCAGAACACAGAACAAACATTACAGAAATTAAACCTGCCTTATCCCCAGAAATCAATGAGGATTTAGCAATTGCTTCTCTAAGTCAACTTGGGTCAGGTCCATGTCTTGCCACAAATGAACAATCTAGAACACCTAGGCACAGCAGTTCTGAGTCATCTCCTGAAGTAGATAAATCCAGAATGTTTTCAATTCAGAGCATTACTCAGTCCCCTTGTGGATTTGATGGTGCACCAGATACACCCTTAAGAGGAAGAAGTTCTGGATCTTCTCCAGAACTCAAAGATATTCCTAGAACCCCATCAAGGAGGAGCAGGTCTGGGTCTTCTCCAGGACTGAAAGATGGGTCTGGGAGTCCCTCAAGACAGAGCCATTGTGGTTCTTCACCAGGAATCAAAGATATACCAAGAACACCTTCAAGGGGAAGGAGCGAATCAGATTCCTCCCCAGAATCAAAAATGCTTGATACACCAACTAGAAAAGGGAGTCATTCTGGATCATccccagaactgaacaacaagtgTCTGACACCCCAAAGAGAAAGAAGTGGGTCAGAATCTTCAATAGAACACAAGGGTGTTCCTAGAACTCCACTTAGACAAAGCTCTGGCTCTTCTCCAGAACTTGATGTGAAACCCAGAACGCCTCCCCAGGGAAGAAGTGAGTCTGATTCTTCTCCAGAACCCAAAGGTACGACACAAACTCCAGTTAGGCAAAGGAGTCGCTCTGGATCGTCTCCAGAAGCTGACAGCAAATCTCGACTAGTTCCTAGACGCAGTAGGTCTGTTTCCTCTCCAGAAGTCAATGATAAGGCAAGAGCTTCACCCAGGGGCCAGAGTGGCTCAGAGTCCTCTCCTGAACCCAAAGCTGCTGCACCTCGGACTCTCCTTAGGCGAAGCCGATCAGGTTCATCCCCAGCAAGTAAAGGGAGAGGACCATCACCTGCAGGGAGCAGCAGTTCGGAGTCTTCTCCAGAGCATCAACCCAAATCCAGAACTCCTCGAAGAAGCTCTAGGTCCTCTCCAGAGCCTAAGGCAAAATCTCGTACACCACCTCGGCGTCGTAGTTCCCGGTCATCACCTGAGCTGACTAGGAAGGCCAGACTTTCACGTCGAAGTCGATCTGCTTCATCATCTCCAGCAGCCCGCTCTAGGACCCCTCCAAGACGCCACCGAAGCCCATCAGTTTCATCTCCAGAACCAGCTGAAAAGTCAAGGTCCTCACGTCGTCGACGGTCAGGCTCCTCCCCAAGGGCAAAGACAGTTTCAAGAAGAGGCCGTTCTCCATCACCAAAGCCTCGGGGACTCCAGCGTTCCCGTTCCCGCTCAAGAAGGGAAAAGACCAGAACAACCCGTCGTCGAGACAGATCTGGTTCATCTCAGTCAACTTCAAGGAGGAGGCAGCGGAGTCGTTCAAGGTCTCGTCTTACCCGTCGACGACGAGGAGGCTCTGGTTATCACTCCCGGTCACCCACCCGACAGGAGAGTTCTCGGACATCATCACGGCGTCGACGGGGACGTTCTCGAACACCCCCTACCAGTCGCAAGCGCTCTCGTTCTCGAACATCACCAGCTCCTTGGAATCGTTCTCGGTCACGAGCTTCTCCAGCTACTCATAGGCGGTCTAGGTCAAGGACACCCCCAGTCACCAGGAGGAGATCAAGATCTCGAACCTCTCCAGTTAGTCGTAGGAGGTCAAGGTCCAGGACATCCCCAGTTACTCGACGAAGGTCTAGGTCTAGGGCATCACCAGTCAATCGTAGAAGATCCCGTTCTAGAACGCCACCAGTAACTCGCCGCCGATCAAGATCCAGAACACCAGCAAATCGCAGGAGGTCACGATCTAGAACTCCACCAGTAACGCGTAGGAGATCCCGATCTAGAACTCCTCCTGTGACTAGAAGGCGGTCTCGAAGCAGAACTTCACCAATCACTCGCAGAAGATCAAGGTCCAGAACATCTCCAGTGGCTCGTAGAAGGTCTCGTTCACGTACTTCTCCAGTGACTCGAAGGAGGTCCCGTTCTCGAACCTCTCCAGTGACTCGAAGGAGGTCTCGATCTCGAACACCTCCAGTTATTCGACGCCGCTCTAGATCCAGGACACCTTTGTTAACCCGAAAACGTTCTCGAAGTCGTTCACCACCTGCTATCCGCCGACGTTCTAGATCCCGTACTCCACGGGGAGCTCGTGGCAAGCGTTCCCTAACCCGGTCTCCTCCAGCCATTCGGCGGCGCTCTGCATCTGGAAGTTCCTCTGATCGTTCTCGATCTGCCACTCCTCCAGCAACCCGTAATCATTCTGGCTCCAGGACTCCTCCTGTGGCTCTTAACAGCTCAAGAATGAGCTGCTTCAGTCGCCCTAGCATCTCTCCAACTCCTTTAGATCGCTGTAGGACTCCCCCTGGAATGCTTGAATGCTCTGGCATTTCTGGGGCCTTGGGGAGCTCTAGAACACCGTTATCTGTTCTGCAACAAGCTGGTGCCTCTATGCTTGATGGACCTGGTCCTAGAATTCCTGATCACCCTAGAACCCCCTCTGTGGCAGAAAACCATGCTCAATCCAGAATTGCCCTTGCCTTGACAGCCATTAGCCTTGGCACAGCTCGACCACCTCCCTCTATGTCAGCTGCAAGCCTGGCTGCCAGAATGGCTCAAGTTCCAGCCCCAGTACCCCTCATGAGCCTTAGAACGGCTCCAGCTGCAAATCTTGCTAGTAGAATACCTGCTGCTTCTGCAGCAGCCATGACCCTTGCCGGAGCTAGAACATCAGCTCTGCCACCAGCCGTGAACTTAGCTGAATCTAGAACACCTGCAGCTGCAGCAGCTATGAATCTAGCCAGCCCCAGAACACCTGTGGCACCCTCTGCTGTGAATCTTGCTGACCCCAGAACACCTGCCGCTACAGCAGCTGTGAACCTGGCTGGAGCTAGAACCCCTGCTGCTCTAGCAGCCTTGAGTCTTGCTGGCTCAGGCACTCCACCAACTGCTGCAAACTATGCAGGTTCCAGAACACCACAAGCCCCAGCATCTGCAGGCCTCGTGGGTCCTCGGACTGCTCATGCTCCAGCACCTGTGAACCTTACGAGCTCTAGAACACCGCCAGGTCTGGCACCTGCAAGCCTTGCTGGCTCTAGAATGCCACCGGCATTGTCAGGGGCAAACCTTACCCCTTCAAGGATGGCTCTCTCTGCCTATGACCGAGTCAGTGGCAGAACCTCACCACCCCATCTTGAGCGAGCCCGTTCTAGAACCCCACCTGGAATCCCAGGCTCTAGAACCCCACCCTCTGCCCCAAGCCAATCTAGAATGGCTTCTGAGCGTGCtggctctcctcctcctcccccccttacCTCTCGAATGGCCCTAGCTCCTTCTCAGTCTGTTCTCCCTCCACCTCAGGATCGGGCTAGGTCCCCCCTACCACCTGTTTCAGACCAACTCCATTCCTTGTCTACCCAGACCCATTCTCTAGGAGGGTCTCAGCCCCAACCCCCTACTACGGTGGCAAAGACCATGCCTCCTGCTGGTGATCATAACGGCACCCTCTCTGGTCCTGCTTCTGGGGGACCCTGCTCTGATGGTGCAGAACCAATTTCTGCAGCTGGCTCCCAGCTGCCTTCCTCCCCACTGGCCAGTTTGCAGCCTGCCAAGGAGCGGAGGAGCTCTTCTTCATCCTCATCGTCATCTagctcctcatcctcctcctcgtcctcctcatCCTCGTCATCCTCTGGATCTAGCTCCAGTGACTCAGAGGCCTCTAGCCTCCCATGTCAACCTGAGGTGGCACTGAAAAG GGTCCCtagcccctccccagccccaaagGAGGCTGTCCGAGAGGGGCGCCCCCTGGAGCCTACCCCAGCCAAGCGGAAACGGCGCTCTAGTAGCTCCAGCTCTAgctcctcatcttcttcctcttcctcctcctcctcttcctcttcctcctcctcctcttcctcttcctcctcctcttcttcttcttcctcttcctcttcttcctcttcttctccctcccctgccaAGCCGCCTGGTCCCCAGGCATTGCCCAAACCTGCAAGTCCTAAGAAGCCGTCCCCTGGGGAGAGGAG ATCCCGAAGCCCCAGGAAGCCCATAGATTCCCTTAGGGATTCCCGTTCCCTTAGCTACTCACCTGCTGAGCGCCGCCGCCCTTCACCACAACCCTCTCCGCGGGACCAGCATAG TAGCAGTGAGCGGGGATCCCGACGGGGCCCACGTGGGGATAGCCGCTCCCCAGGCCACAAACGTAGGAGAGAGACACCCAGCCCTCGACCTGTCCGTCATCGCTCCTCCAG GTCTCCGTAG